The Primulina tabacum isolate GXHZ01 chromosome 7, ASM2559414v2, whole genome shotgun sequence genome includes a window with the following:
- the LOC142551860 gene encoding (+)-borneol dehydrogenase 1-like: protein MNGSSIHGRLEGKVAIVTGGASGIGASTVRLFFENGANVVIADVQDTLGQSIANNLDSSNTHVCYVHCDVSNEDDIINLVDTTVSKFGHLDIMYNNAGIMNGASESILATKKADLERMLSVNLVGALLGAKHASRVMVPNKKGCILFTASSTTKIAGIATHSYAVSKYGIVGLTNNLAAELGSHGIRVNCISPFGVLTGSDHSEEKVRRFEAFMGAVGNLKGGVLTAEDIAKAALYLASDEASYVSGMNLVVDGGYSVVNPTLMRATSMMR from the exons ATGAACGGCAGCTCTATCCATGGAAg ATTGGAAGGCAAGGTTGCGATTGTGACCGGTGGGGCAAGCGGCATCGGAGCAAGTACAGTTCGCCTTTTCTTTGAAAACGGCGCGAATGTCGTGATCGCGGATGTTCAGGACACCCTTGGCCAATCTATAGCCAACAACCTGGACAGCTCCAACACGCACGTCTGCTACGTTCACTGCGATGTCTCAAACGAAGATGACATCATAAACCTAGTCGACACCACCGTCTCCAAATTCGGCCACCTCGACATAATGTACAACAACGCCGGCATCATGAACGGCGCCTCGGAGAGCATCCTCGCTACGAAGAAGGCCGACCTGGAGCGGATGCTGAGCGTCAACCTGGTAGGTGCACTTCTGGGAGCCAAACACGCCTCAAGGGTGATGGTCCCGAACAAAAAGGGATGCATACTTTTCACCGCCAGCAGCACGACCAAGATCGCCGGGATCGCTACGCATTCCTACGCGGTTTCGAAGTATGGGATCGTTGGGTTGACGAACAACTTGGCGGCGGAGTTGGGGTCGCACGGGATCAGGGTGAATTGCATCTCACCATTCGGGGTATTGACTGGAAGTGATCATAGTGAGGAAAAAGTGAGACGGTTTGAAGCGTTCATGGGTGCAGTGGGCAACCTAAAAGGGGGAGTCTTGACGGCCGAGGATATCGCAAAGGCTGCACTTTACTTGGCTAGTGATGAGGCATCGTACGTGAGTGGGATGAATCTTGTGGTGGATGGTGGGTATAGCGTGGTGAACCCTACTTTGATGAGGGCTACGAGTATGATGAGGTGA